From one Bacillus sp. FJAT-42376 genomic stretch:
- a CDS encoding ABC transporter substrate-binding protein, with protein MKTKKWLAGLSMTALLLGTALTGCSGGKEKTASNGEKVEITLAGWGTPEETKLLDEILKDFESTHPNIKVKRENISDQYMDVMKTRLIGGKGPDVFYLDAFEAPGLISTGTIQPLDEYIKEDFDLKDFEKPLIQAFQKDGKTYGLPKGYSTLAMFYNKKMLKDAGVEVPKTWEEFQAASKKLSNGKGVYGFGASPELARLYHIAQSKGGKVATDNKATFADQKVIEGLQPIVDMHNVEKSAAEPKETGATWTGEMFGQGKAAFVFEGNWAIPYLEATFPDVDYGTAELPTIDGKKGTMAYTVSYVMNAASEKKEASWELISYLTGKEGMEKWASKGFELPSRKSVAEKSGLAEDELRGPIVAGAPYATVWADDTNLPIIFNNFNNQFISSFLGDQTLDKALKAAETQANKEIDNQ; from the coding sequence ATGAAAACAAAAAAATGGCTCGCTGGATTAAGTATGACGGCATTGCTTTTAGGAACAGCTCTTACCGGCTGCAGCGGAGGAAAGGAAAAAACTGCATCCAACGGGGAAAAGGTAGAAATTACGCTTGCTGGCTGGGGTACTCCTGAAGAAACAAAGCTATTGGATGAGATATTAAAAGATTTCGAATCGACTCATCCAAATATTAAAGTAAAAAGAGAGAACATTTCTGATCAATACATGGATGTGATGAAAACCCGTTTAATTGGCGGAAAAGGCCCGGATGTTTTCTATCTGGATGCATTTGAAGCGCCGGGTCTCATTTCTACAGGGACGATTCAGCCTCTCGATGAATACATCAAGGAAGATTTTGATCTGAAAGATTTTGAAAAACCGCTTATTCAAGCATTCCAGAAAGACGGAAAAACCTATGGTTTGCCGAAAGGCTACTCCACTCTGGCGATGTTTTACAACAAAAAAATGCTGAAGGATGCCGGAGTTGAAGTGCCAAAAACGTGGGAAGAATTCCAGGCTGCCTCTAAAAAGCTTTCAAACGGAAAAGGGGTATATGGTTTCGGGGCTTCTCCTGAGCTTGCGCGTCTGTATCACATCGCCCAATCGAAAGGCGGTAAAGTGGCAACAGACAATAAAGCAACCTTTGCAGATCAAAAGGTAATTGAAGGCCTGCAGCCAATCGTTGATATGCACAACGTGGAAAAATCTGCGGCAGAACCGAAAGAAACGGGAGCAACCTGGACTGGAGAAATGTTCGGTCAAGGGAAAGCCGCTTTCGTATTTGAAGGAAACTGGGCTATTCCTTATCTGGAGGCAACCTTCCCGGATGTGGATTACGGAACAGCCGAATTGCCGACGATTGACGGCAAAAAAGGAACCATGGCTTACACCGTTTCTTATGTTATGAATGCAGCCTCTGAGAAAAAAGAAGCTTCTTGGGAATTGATCTCCTACCTGACAGGAAAAGAAGGCATGGAAAAATGGGCGTCTAAAGGCTTCGAACTTCCAAGCCGCAAATCTGTGGCAGAAAAAAGCGGACTTGCTGAGGATGAACTTCGCGGACCGATTGTAGCAGGTGCCCCATATGCGACGGTGTGGGCAGATGATACAAACCTGCCGATTATCTTTAACAACTTTAACAATCAGTTTATCAGCTCCTTCCTTGGAGATCAGACACTTGATAAAGCATTAAAAGCAGCGGAAACTCAGGCAAATAAAGAGATTGACAATCAATAA
- a CDS encoding sugar ABC transporter permease codes for MSKRNFSKAKAREAGQGYLFMSPTLLVLLLFILGPILYAIYLAFHKVQLLGIADFQFVGFDNFTKILNDERAKIALWNTAKYVIIVVPVQTILALVLAATLNAGIKGQKFFRIIYFLPTLTSSAVLTLIFMWMYNQNGLFNKFLSIFGLPAYNWIGDPSIALNAIMLMNIWSTAPFYMVIYLAALQDIPESLYEAAELDGANVFQKFLFVTVPNLRPVTSFVVIMGLIGTFQLFDQSYIFSGGSGGPNNSTLTVVLLIYQYAFKSLGTMGYAAAIAFALALVILIATLIQRKFSKEESLY; via the coding sequence ATGAGCAAAAGGAACTTTTCAAAAGCGAAAGCAAGGGAAGCAGGCCAGGGGTATTTATTTATGAGTCCGACGCTGCTCGTGCTGCTTTTGTTTATTCTCGGACCGATTCTATATGCAATCTACCTAGCTTTTCATAAGGTGCAGCTCCTTGGAATAGCAGATTTCCAATTTGTCGGATTCGATAATTTCACAAAAATCCTGAATGATGAAAGAGCTAAAATTGCCCTTTGGAATACAGCCAAATATGTCATCATCGTGGTTCCTGTTCAGACCATCCTGGCACTTGTCCTGGCCGCGACGCTGAATGCGGGAATCAAGGGCCAGAAATTCTTCCGTATTATTTACTTTCTTCCAACCCTGACTTCATCGGCTGTTTTAACGCTGATTTTCATGTGGATGTATAACCAAAATGGTCTTTTCAATAAGTTTTTATCCATTTTCGGTTTGCCGGCTTACAATTGGATCGGGGACCCATCGATCGCCCTGAATGCGATCATGCTGATGAATATCTGGTCTACAGCGCCATTTTATATGGTTATCTACCTTGCCGCTCTTCAGGATATTCCTGAATCACTGTATGAAGCAGCAGAGCTGGATGGAGCGAATGTATTCCAGAAGTTCTTGTTCGTTACGGTTCCGAATCTCCGTCCGGTCACATCCTTTGTTGTAATCATGGGGTTAATTGGAACATTCCAGCTTTTTGACCAATCCTACATTTTCTCAGGAGGATCGGGAGGGCCGAACAACTCAACCCTGACAGTCGTTCTGCTTATTTACCAATATGCATTTAAAAGTCTGGGAACGATGGGATACGCCGCTGCCATCGCATTCGCACTGGCCCTTGTCATCCTCATTGCCACACTGATCCAGCGAAAGTTTTCAAAAGAAGAATCCTTATATTAA